The following are encoded together in the Thalassolituus oleivorans MIL-1 genome:
- a CDS encoding DUF4377 domain-containing protein gives MKFMLYLPLLMATLVLSGCPELGRHWSDQEETLQVDYYKAQCDKNSADICFRTRELSTDSWGISDANLSGFTDFVWGHRYTINVTTSFNSNGNPSSYSYNSIEEDVPVVTIDTPFQINLYTENGVLTQLGADAWYLGGEKNFTCASDCEVLATAVSNQYVVVGEFSINAGELTLDQVICSSSEEGFSSDCEGETEVDWQIAPFLSDCGKSSASLCYLYRLNSSDDWEILPVDIANFSYDWGYRYDITVQQTRSSSGTITAASLVTDDSSPVDYTGSSYTYKIILLGSALANDSSGVITLYDGAQELNCSQYSQCSDLNTAIDNDEWILVKVFTDGSEVVATDVVCSNDNIDDFNSCVADENDVTWSIE, from the coding sequence ATGAAGTTTATGCTGTATCTGCCCTTGTTGATGGCAACACTGGTTCTCTCGGGTTGCCCTGAGCTCGGAAGGCATTGGAGTGATCAAGAAGAAACTTTGCAAGTTGATTACTACAAGGCACAGTGCGATAAAAATTCTGCTGATATTTGCTTTCGTACACGCGAATTGAGTACCGATAGCTGGGGAATTTCAGACGCCAATTTGTCAGGATTTACCGATTTTGTTTGGGGTCATCGTTACACTATTAATGTAACTACGTCTTTTAACAGCAATGGTAATCCTAGTTCTTATTCATACAACAGCATTGAAGAAGATGTGCCAGTAGTGACAATAGATACGCCTTTTCAAATTAACCTATACACAGAGAATGGGGTATTAACGCAACTAGGCGCAGATGCTTGGTATCTTGGCGGCGAGAAAAACTTTACCTGTGCAAGCGACTGCGAAGTATTGGCGACAGCTGTTAGCAATCAGTACGTTGTTGTTGGTGAGTTTAGTATTAATGCTGGTGAGTTAACGTTAGATCAGGTGATTTGCTCTAGTAGTGAAGAAGGCTTCAGTAGCGATTGTGAAGGCGAAACCGAAGTCGATTGGCAAATTGCTCCTTTTTTGAGCGATTGTGGTAAATCTAGCGCATCTCTATGCTATTTATATCGCTTAAATAGCTCAGATGATTGGGAGATTTTACCGGTTGATATTGCCAATTTTAGTTACGATTGGGGTTATCGCTACGACATTACTGTGCAGCAAACACGGTCGAGTTCGGGAACTATTACCGCTGCGAGTTTAGTCACAGACGATAGCTCTCCGGTTGATTATACGGGTAGTAGTTATACCTATAAAATCATTTTATTAGGCAGTGCTTTAGCTAATGATTCGTCGGGTGTGATTACTCTTTATGACGGCGCTCAAGAATTAAATTGCAGCCAATACAGTCAATGTAGCGATCTCAATACTGCGATTGATAATGATGAATGGATTCTAGTAAAGGTCTTTACTGATGGCAGCGAAGTTGTTGCCACCGATGTTGTTTGTAGTAATGACAATATTGATGACTTCAATAGTTGTGTCGCTGATGAAAATGACGTGACTTGGTCGATAGAGTAA
- a CDS encoding tetratricopeptide repeat protein: MIRILGLAAIVALSGCAAPAPLVIAGSGVHAIARHDENIKVRSAAALKDEPDLLTYSMQSIGRGKATEAIQTYMLGYDNPDYSTNMKSLALYQIALIYMNRFNDDRDDEKAREYLQRHREEFPNSLLATRIQGHLEILRKRDEAPVTDHAAQLLKEVDREALLAQDLTPYDADLNPMSERAIAEDRTADAEAVYNIVYDNVASGDEMRAKSLYQLGLIFMSPYNKDANRMKALDYLRKANEEFPDSSIREKVAMKITELLNRQN, from the coding sequence ATGATAAGAATACTTGGATTAGCCGCCATTGTTGCATTGAGTGGTTGTGCCGCTCCTGCTCCTTTAGTGATTGCCGGCTCAGGAGTGCACGCGATTGCACGCCACGACGAAAACATTAAGGTGCGTTCTGCGGCAGCGCTAAAAGACGAACCAGATCTTCTCACTTACTCAATGCAGTCTATTGGTCGCGGCAAAGCAACCGAAGCCATTCAGACTTACATGCTGGGATACGATAATCCCGATTACAGCACTAACATGAAATCACTGGCCTTATACCAAATTGCCTTGATTTACATGAACCGTTTTAATGATGATCGTGATGATGAAAAAGCACGTGAGTATTTACAGCGTCATCGCGAAGAATTTCCTAATTCACTACTTGCCACTCGCATTCAAGGCCATCTAGAAATTCTACGGAAACGTGATGAAGCCCCAGTGACAGACCACGCCGCTCAATTGCTAAAAGAAGTCGATCGCGAAGCTTTGTTAGCACAGGATCTAACGCCCTACGATGCTGATTTAAACCCAATGAGCGAGCGTGCCATTGCCGAAGATCGCACTGCGGACGCCGAGGCGGTATATAACATAGTGTATGACAATGTCGCTTCTGGCGACGAAATGCGCGCCAAGTCTTTATATCAGTTAGGCCTTATTTTCATGAGCCCATACAATAAAGACGCTAACCGCATGAAAGCTTTAGATTATCTGCGCAAAGCGAATGAAGAATTCCCAGATTCAAGCATTCGTGAAAAGGTTGCAATGAAAATCACCGAACTGCTTAATCGTCAGAATTAA
- a CDS encoding response regulator, with translation MSIKNALVVDDSKSARMMLQRLLSKMNVRVDTVDSAEAALLFLEGAQPDIIFMDHMMPGMDGLEATQIIRSNPKTSGIPTIMYTSKEGEDYFKMALSHGASGVLGKPANQEAVMAVIKSLDAPAANDDTKDSAHAIPLVEIDHLIQKHVKQAFAIARSEITAGIDTTAQQLQHHQRHQLEIIQQQLQARTQESKEELEQALDANALYKLTQPLNQRLAMAVADKLIKKNADDLVAVMHTNKVELEALVGRQNKELRRVIRSASIMAGTIGALLGSAVGILAALLTKLI, from the coding sequence ATGTCTATAAAAAATGCTCTAGTGGTCGATGATTCAAAATCTGCCCGAATGATGTTGCAACGCCTCCTTAGTAAAATGAATGTACGGGTCGATACCGTGGATAGCGCAGAAGCAGCACTCTTGTTCCTAGAAGGCGCACAGCCCGACATTATTTTCATGGATCATATGATGCCTGGCATGGATGGTTTGGAAGCTACACAAATCATTCGCTCAAACCCCAAAACGTCGGGCATCCCGACCATCATGTACACCTCAAAAGAAGGTGAAGACTATTTCAAAATGGCACTGTCTCACGGCGCCAGTGGTGTGTTAGGTAAGCCAGCCAACCAAGAAGCCGTTATGGCAGTGATTAAATCGTTAGATGCGCCTGCCGCGAATGACGACACAAAGGACAGTGCACATGCGATTCCTTTAGTCGAAATAGATCATTTAATTCAAAAACACGTCAAACAAGCATTCGCCATAGCGCGCAGCGAAATAACCGCAGGTATCGATACCACAGCACAACAATTACAGCATCATCAGCGCCACCAACTAGAGATTATCCAGCAGCAGTTGCAAGCGCGCACTCAGGAAAGCAAAGAAGAGCTAGAACAAGCCCTCGATGCCAATGCGCTCTATAAGCTAACCCAACCGTTGAATCAGCGCTTAGCAATGGCAGTAGCCGATAAGCTAATTAAGAAAAATGCGGATGATTTAGTCGCCGTTATGCACACCAATAAAGTAGAGTTAGAAGCTTTGGTAGGAAGACAAAATAAAGAACTGCGTCGCGTCATACGCAGCGCCAGCATTATGGCCGGAACCATCGGAGCTTTGCTTGGTTCTGCCGTTGGAATCTTAGCGGCGCTTCTTACAAAACTGATCTAA
- a CDS encoding cation diffusion facilitator family transporter, whose protein sequence is MTHPASVHIKRAALASMATGIILLIAKIFAWSASDSASVLSSLLDSSMDIVASMVNFFAIRYALMPADNDHPFGHYKAEGLAALVQSAFILGSAVVLLVHVLDRLANPQALHALGESIGVMLFSTMATIVLVLYQRWVYTKTGSLAIKADSAHYYGDILTSLAVVVALLAANWQVYWLDPAVALIIALVLLYSVYGIVRDGLNVLMDRALEEEDEHALIDLISNCEGVRGYHDLRTRQSGVVQFIQFHLELDGTQSLKSAHAIGDRLEAQIQERFPRAEILVHHDPV, encoded by the coding sequence ATGACTCATCCAGCTTCTGTCCATATTAAACGAGCGGCTCTAGCCTCAATGGCGACGGGCATTATATTACTTATTGCCAAGATCTTTGCGTGGTCGGCCAGTGACTCAGCTAGCGTGTTGTCGTCATTGTTGGATTCGTCAATGGACATTGTCGCATCGATGGTTAACTTTTTTGCTATTCGTTACGCCTTAATGCCTGCTGATAATGACCATCCTTTTGGTCACTATAAGGCTGAAGGGTTAGCTGCTTTGGTACAGTCAGCTTTTATTTTGGGTTCGGCTGTCGTGTTGTTAGTGCACGTTCTTGATCGTTTAGCCAATCCTCAGGCGCTGCATGCGCTGGGTGAAAGTATTGGTGTGATGTTGTTTTCTACTATGGCGACGATTGTTTTAGTGCTCTATCAGCGTTGGGTCTATACGAAGACTGGGTCTTTAGCTATTAAGGCAGATTCTGCGCACTATTATGGCGATATCTTAACGAGCCTCGCTGTTGTTGTGGCCTTACTTGCGGCCAATTGGCAGGTGTACTGGTTAGATCCTGCAGTGGCTTTGATCATTGCTTTGGTACTCCTTTACAGCGTTTACGGTATCGTGCGAGATGGTTTGAATGTGCTGATGGATCGAGCACTGGAAGAAGAAGACGAACATGCTTTGATTGATCTGATTTCAAATTGTGAAGGCGTGCGGGGATATCACGATCTGCGTACAAGGCAATCTGGAGTCGTACAGTTTATTCAATTTCATCTAGAGCTAGATGGTACTCAGTCGCTGAAATCAGCGCATGCAATTGGAGATCGCTTGGAAGCACAAATTCAGGAGCGTTTCCCGCGTGCAGAAATTCTGGTTCACCACGACCCTGTATAG
- a CDS encoding alpha-ketoglutarate-dependent dioxygenase AlkB family protein codes for MTYYAQALSFSCADQLFTSLNGELPWTQESIMIYGRETLSPRLQAWHGDEGISYRYSGKTFTTLPWTPSLVGLCHSINQAFGLKLNSVLANLYRDGQDSMGWHADDEMELGSDPIIVSVSLGAERDFAVRRIGEQRQAGKLALAHGSLLVMEAGMQNRWQHSLPKRQGIKQPRINLTFREIIHSRISLP; via the coding sequence ATGACCTACTATGCACAGGCGCTATCCTTCTCCTGTGCTGATCAGTTATTCACGTCGTTAAACGGTGAACTTCCTTGGACACAAGAAAGTATCATGATTTATGGGCGAGAGACCCTCAGCCCGCGCCTTCAAGCGTGGCATGGTGATGAAGGCATCTCTTATCGTTATTCGGGTAAAACCTTTACAACTCTACCTTGGACGCCAAGCCTCGTAGGGCTTTGTCACTCTATTAATCAAGCATTTGGTTTAAAGCTTAATTCAGTACTCGCCAATCTATATCGTGACGGGCAAGACAGTATGGGTTGGCATGCCGATGACGAAATGGAACTTGGATCTGACCCCATCATAGTATCTGTTAGCTTGGGGGCCGAACGTGATTTCGCTGTACGCCGAATCGGTGAGCAGCGTCAGGCCGGAAAGCTAGCATTAGCCCATGGCAGTTTGCTAGTAATGGAAGCGGGAATGCAAAACCGATGGCAACATAGCTTGCCCAAGCGTCAAGGGATAAAACAACCGCGCATTAACTTAACGTTTCGCGAAATAATTCATAGCCGCATCAGTTTGCCATAA
- the cysK gene encoding cysteine synthase A, protein MKVYDDISQSVGNTPLVRINKLTSHPHVYAKLESRNPAQSVKCRIGANMIWQAEKDGVLKPGMEIVEPTSGNTGIALAFVGAARGYKVTLTMPETMSMERRKVMQALGANLVLTEGAKGMKGAVDAAQALVDEDPNQRIILQQFNNPANPAIHELTTGPEIWNDTDGLVDIVVAGVGTGGTITGISRFLKQHKAVTSVAVEPADSPIITQTRNGEEIKPGPHKIQGIGANFIPGNLDIAILDRVEQVSNDDAMKVAHELMSKEGILAGISCGAAMTAALRVAAEPENAEKVIVVILPDSGERYLTSPLFEGFFK, encoded by the coding sequence ATGAAGGTATACGACGACATTAGCCAATCCGTTGGTAACACACCCCTTGTTCGCATAAACAAGTTAACGTCTCACCCACATGTTTATGCCAAACTCGAAAGTCGAAATCCAGCACAATCGGTGAAGTGTCGCATCGGCGCCAACATGATTTGGCAAGCAGAGAAAGACGGCGTGCTCAAACCTGGTATGGAAATCGTAGAACCGACCAGCGGCAACACAGGTATTGCTCTCGCCTTTGTCGGTGCGGCTCGGGGCTATAAAGTGACATTAACTATGCCTGAGACTATGAGCATGGAGCGTCGTAAGGTCATGCAAGCGCTGGGCGCCAACCTAGTTTTGACAGAAGGCGCAAAAGGCATGAAGGGCGCTGTTGATGCGGCTCAAGCCTTAGTGGATGAAGACCCGAACCAACGTATTATCCTGCAGCAATTTAACAATCCGGCGAATCCTGCAATCCACGAGCTGACCACAGGCCCAGAAATTTGGAACGATACCGACGGATTAGTCGATATTGTTGTCGCTGGAGTCGGCACTGGCGGCACCATCACAGGTATCTCGCGTTTTCTAAAACAACATAAAGCTGTAACTTCTGTCGCAGTAGAGCCAGCTGATTCGCCCATCATTACCCAAACGCGAAATGGTGAAGAAATTAAACCTGGGCCACATAAAATCCAAGGAATTGGCGCCAATTTCATTCCAGGTAATCTAGACATCGCCATTCTTGATCGCGTTGAGCAAGTCAGCAACGACGACGCGATGAAAGTCGCCCATGAGTTGATGTCAAAAGAAGGCATCTTAGCGGGTATTTCATGTGGTGCCGCCATGACCGCCGCTCTGCGCGTTGCGGCAGAGCCTGAAAATGCTGAGAAAGTGATTGTCGTTATCCTACCAGACTCTGGTGAACGTTACTTAACGTCACCATTGTTCGAAGGATTTTTTAAATAA
- a CDS encoding GGDEF domain-containing protein, with protein sequence MHQLSTTDSLTGIANRRFIEEKMFEEWNRCMRNSLPVAIIMIDVDAFKRYNDFYGHQQGDICLRTVAAKINEYCKRPGDECARYGGEEFVILLPETKSEEACRMAEEIRRGVEALGLKHEKSNHEVATVSIGVAAEVPAMGSSYEALLRRADEHLYEAKGSGRNRVSCAA encoded by the coding sequence TTGCATCAGCTATCAACGACGGATAGTTTAACTGGAATCGCCAATCGTCGTTTTATCGAAGAGAAAATGTTCGAAGAGTGGAATCGTTGCATGCGTAATTCGTTGCCGGTGGCCATTATTATGATCGACGTCGATGCCTTTAAACGCTACAACGATTTTTATGGACATCAGCAAGGCGATATTTGTTTACGTACTGTGGCTGCAAAGATCAACGAGTACTGTAAGCGTCCTGGTGATGAATGCGCGCGATATGGCGGCGAAGAGTTCGTTATTTTGCTGCCAGAAACCAAGAGCGAAGAAGCCTGCCGTATGGCAGAAGAGATTCGCCGCGGTGTGGAAGCCTTGGGGTTAAAGCATGAAAAATCGAATCATGAAGTGGCTACGGTGAGTATTGGCGTAGCCGCAGAAGTGCCGGCAATGGGATCAAGCTATGAAGCGCTTTTACGTCGCGCAGATGAGCATTTATACGAAGCAAAAGGCAGCGGGCGCAACCGTGTGAGTTGCGCCGCTTAA
- a CDS encoding acyltransferase, with product MLPLFKGIVASLLLLVNTLFWACFLFSFTLFKIILPIPVIRRLITAILDTIANAWISCNSGWMILTQSMDWKIERPFNLDKKGWYFVLSNHQSWVDILVLQHSLNGRIPLLKFFLKQELIKVPIMGAAWWALDFPFMKRYSKAYLEKHPEKKGQDLETTRKACEKFKDLPTSVMNFLEGTRYTEQKHAEQKSEFKHLLKPKAGGMAFAMSAMGDQFKSILDVTIYYPDGIPTFWDFMQGKMPRCSVVIEEKAIPKELMNGDYEASDRYRLDFQLWVQQLWEEKDRRLETMRKQYN from the coding sequence ATGCTTCCGCTATTTAAGGGTATTGTGGCCAGCCTACTCCTGCTGGTAAATACGCTGTTTTGGGCCTGTTTCTTATTTAGCTTTACGCTATTTAAAATCATTCTCCCAATACCGGTGATTCGTCGCCTAATTACAGCCATTTTGGATACCATCGCCAATGCTTGGATTTCATGTAACTCCGGCTGGATGATACTGACCCAAAGTATGGATTGGAAAATTGAGCGCCCCTTCAACCTAGATAAAAAAGGCTGGTATTTTGTTCTCAGCAACCACCAAAGCTGGGTCGATATTTTAGTGCTGCAGCACAGCCTTAATGGGCGTATTCCATTGTTAAAATTCTTCCTAAAGCAAGAATTAATAAAAGTCCCTATCATGGGAGCGGCATGGTGGGCACTCGACTTTCCATTTATGAAGCGCTACAGCAAAGCGTATTTGGAAAAGCATCCCGAAAAGAAAGGACAGGATTTAGAAACAACGCGCAAGGCATGTGAGAAATTCAAAGATCTCCCAACCAGTGTTATGAATTTTCTGGAAGGTACCCGCTATACCGAGCAAAAGCACGCCGAGCAAAAATCAGAATTCAAACATTTACTGAAACCCAAAGCCGGCGGAATGGCATTCGCAATGAGCGCTATGGGAGACCAATTTAAATCGATTCTAGATGTGACAATTTATTACCCTGATGGCATCCCAACTTTTTGGGATTTCATGCAAGGAAAAATGCCGCGCTGTAGCGTCGTTATTGAAGAAAAGGCAATTCCTAAGGAATTGATGAACGGTGATTATGAAGCGAGTGATCGCTACCGTTTAGATTTTCAACTTTGGGTTCAGCAGTTGTGGGAAGAAAAAGACCGTCGTTTAGAGACAATGCGTAAGCAGTACAACTAA
- the pta gene encoding phosphate acetyltransferase, with protein MINIFIAPTDIESGLTTISLGLIQALDSQGLKVGFVKPVAPDYAASERSTHLVRSVLHLETPDPMSLQTVQHSISEGLLDRVLEDVVGLHAQVTHDCDVILIEGLTPDRSEPYTAKLNVEIAKALNADVLLVANAEGRSISQLGSDLRLQIGLFGGAKANIMGCIINKAGAPELKDSLPTAESAPETLPPAGCSAHECDNLQMDNCPVLGVIPWQADLLSPRTLDIARALKADVIHQGELDSRRVTRVTLCARSLANIIDLLRPGTLVVTPGDRDDIIVAAAMAATNGTPLAGLLLTSGYAPNKGLDELCQRAWQTGLPVLSVNTDTFATARALTQLDTHVPIDDGDRVHRIMNVIASHLHSERLLERIGAPHTPRLSPAAFRYQLVSRARADVRRIVLPEGEEPRTVQAAAICQQRGIAQCILLGKRDTIEQVARAQEIELPDDLLIIDPEDVREQYVAGMVDLRRHKNLTEPMALAQLEDNVVLGTMMLALDEVDGLVSGAIHTTANTIRPALQLIKTAPGAKLVSSVFFMGLPDQVLVYGDCAVNPDPTAEELADIAIQSAESATAMGIPVRVAMLSYSTGESGTGADVEKVRAATQIVKRDRTDIVIDGPLQYDAATTASVARSKAPNSPVAGQATVLIFPDLNTGNTTYKAVQRSANVISIGPMLQGLAKPVNDLSRGALVEDIVYTIALTAIQSQHQTKG; from the coding sequence ATGATTAACATTTTTATTGCTCCAACCGATATTGAAAGCGGCCTAACAACCATTAGTCTTGGCTTAATTCAAGCGCTTGATTCCCAAGGTCTAAAAGTCGGATTCGTTAAGCCCGTCGCACCTGACTATGCCGCCAGCGAGCGTTCAACCCATCTCGTGCGCTCGGTATTGCATTTAGAAACACCGGATCCAATGAGCCTGCAAACGGTGCAGCACAGCATCAGTGAGGGTCTGCTGGATCGTGTCCTTGAAGATGTCGTCGGTTTACATGCGCAAGTAACCCACGATTGCGATGTCATACTCATCGAAGGGCTAACTCCAGACCGCAGCGAACCCTACACAGCAAAACTCAATGTAGAGATTGCCAAAGCACTTAATGCTGACGTGCTGCTTGTTGCTAATGCTGAAGGTCGCAGTATCAGCCAACTAGGTTCCGATTTACGTTTACAAATCGGCCTATTCGGTGGTGCCAAAGCAAATATTATGGGCTGCATCATTAATAAAGCTGGCGCTCCTGAGCTGAAGGACTCATTACCAACCGCCGAATCGGCACCAGAAACACTGCCGCCCGCAGGCTGCAGTGCGCACGAGTGCGATAACTTGCAAATGGATAACTGCCCTGTTTTAGGAGTCATTCCTTGGCAGGCCGACCTGTTAAGCCCTAGAACCTTAGATATTGCACGAGCATTAAAAGCCGATGTTATACACCAAGGAGAACTTGATAGCCGACGCGTCACTCGCGTAACACTGTGCGCTCGTTCTCTTGCCAATATTATTGACTTGCTCCGACCGGGAACATTGGTCGTTACCCCCGGCGACCGCGACGACATCATAGTGGCAGCAGCCATGGCCGCAACCAATGGAACTCCTCTTGCCGGCCTGCTATTAACCAGCGGCTATGCTCCCAATAAAGGCCTAGATGAACTATGCCAGCGGGCATGGCAAACCGGACTACCGGTGCTAAGTGTCAATACCGATACATTTGCAACCGCACGAGCACTCACGCAACTCGATACTCATGTGCCGATCGACGATGGTGATCGCGTACATCGCATCATGAATGTCATTGCCTCCCATCTGCATAGTGAACGCCTGTTAGAACGTATTGGCGCACCGCACACGCCACGCTTGAGCCCTGCGGCTTTTCGCTACCAATTGGTATCAAGAGCACGCGCTGATGTCCGCCGAATCGTATTACCTGAAGGCGAAGAACCAAGAACGGTTCAAGCCGCTGCTATTTGCCAACAGCGAGGGATTGCTCAGTGTATTCTGCTAGGTAAACGCGACACGATTGAGCAAGTCGCACGCGCCCAAGAAATTGAACTGCCCGATGACTTATTAATCATTGACCCTGAAGATGTCCGCGAACAATACGTTGCCGGTATGGTTGATTTACGCCGTCACAAGAATCTTACAGAACCAATGGCTTTAGCCCAACTTGAAGATAATGTCGTGCTCGGCACTATGATGCTGGCACTCGATGAAGTCGACGGCTTGGTCTCTGGCGCGATTCATACAACGGCCAATACCATTCGCCCTGCGTTGCAATTAATTAAAACGGCACCCGGAGCCAAATTAGTATCCTCAGTATTCTTTATGGGTTTACCAGACCAAGTTTTGGTCTATGGCGACTGCGCAGTCAATCCCGATCCTACCGCCGAAGAACTTGCCGACATCGCCATCCAAAGTGCTGAATCAGCAACCGCAATGGGCATTCCTGTTCGCGTTGCAATGCTGAGCTATTCCACCGGCGAATCAGGCACGGGAGCGGACGTAGAAAAAGTGCGCGCCGCGACGCAAATTGTTAAACGTGATCGCACTGACATTGTGATTGATGGCCCGCTTCAATACGATGCTGCCACCACCGCCAGCGTAGCGCGTAGCAAGGCTCCGAACAGCCCTGTTGCTGGTCAGGCCACAGTGCTAATATTCCCCGATTTAAACACCGGCAATACCACTTACAAGGCCGTTCAACGCAGCGCCAATGTCATTAGCATTGGCCCTATGTTGCAAGGGCTTGCTAAACCCGTTAACGATTTGTCGCGCGGCGCATTAGTAGAAGACATTGTCTACACCATTGCTCTGACGGCAATTCAGTCACAACATCAAACGAAAGGATAA
- a CDS encoding acetate/propionate family kinase: MQQSVLVVNCGSSSIKLALYADGSASAPIMTALAERLGGENASLTIKGELSHCESGLMDHRKALSRFIELAKSQLNNLVGIGHRVVHGGEAFHSSTLLTESALAELRPISALAPLHNPRNLMGIDLCNDLLPGVPSVAVFDTSFHQSISEQVYLYGVPYDWYEQDQVRRYGFHGTSYRYVSQKAADLLQRPHEDLHLLIAHLGNGCSACAVRQGKSVDSSMGLTPLEGLVMGTRSGDIDPGLIEHMQQSRGMTLEQTMNALNRESGLQGLSAGLSNDMRTLLEAEKNGNEAATRAIKVFCFRVARNLAALSTSLPTIDAVVFTGGIGEHAAVIRQRILAAWRPMNFRLDDALNAQHGDQCGRISQTGSPLAMVVPTDEERMIAHDTYQLVTHD, from the coding sequence GTGCAGCAATCTGTTTTAGTCGTTAACTGTGGCAGTTCATCCATCAAATTAGCCTTGTACGCCGACGGCAGTGCGAGCGCACCGATTATGACCGCTTTAGCCGAACGCTTAGGTGGCGAAAATGCTTCCCTCACTATTAAGGGAGAATTAAGCCATTGCGAATCCGGTTTAATGGATCACCGCAAAGCATTGAGTCGGTTTATCGAGCTGGCTAAATCACAATTGAATAATCTTGTAGGTATCGGTCATCGCGTCGTTCACGGCGGAGAGGCCTTTCATAGTAGCACCCTACTAACTGAATCGGCGTTAGCTGAATTACGTCCTATATCTGCCCTAGCACCGTTGCATAACCCTCGTAATCTTATGGGTATCGACCTGTGTAACGACTTATTGCCGGGCGTTCCTTCAGTAGCCGTATTTGATACTTCTTTTCATCAGTCTATTTCCGAACAAGTTTATCTCTATGGGGTACCCTACGACTGGTATGAGCAAGATCAAGTGCGACGTTACGGTTTTCACGGCACCAGTTATCGCTACGTGTCACAAAAAGCCGCCGATTTATTGCAGCGACCCCACGAGGATTTACATCTATTAATCGCCCATCTCGGCAATGGCTGTAGCGCTTGCGCCGTACGGCAAGGTAAGTCGGTAGACAGTTCAATGGGGCTGACACCACTTGAAGGCTTGGTTATGGGAACCCGCAGTGGTGATATTGACCCCGGTTTAATTGAACATATGCAGCAATCCAGAGGCATGACCCTAGAGCAAACAATGAATGCACTGAATAGAGAAAGCGGACTTCAAGGCTTGTCGGCAGGACTCAGCAACGATATGCGTACCCTGCTGGAAGCCGAGAAGAATGGTAATGAAGCAGCCACCAGAGCGATTAAAGTCTTTTGCTTTCGAGTAGCTCGCAATTTGGCCGCGTTATCTACCTCGTTGCCGACCATCGATGCGGTAGTGTTTACTGGGGGCATTGGTGAGCATGCAGCAGTGATTCGCCAGCGGATTTTAGCGGCATGGCGTCCTATGAACTTCAGGCTTGATGATGCGTTAAATGCTCAGCACGGTGATCAATGCGGTCGAATTAGTCAAACAGGTAGCCCATTGGCAATGGTCGTACCTACCGACGAAGAACGCATGATTGCACATGATACTTATCAATTGGTTACCCATGATTAA
- a CDS encoding glucosaminidase domain-containing protein: MKPLLLLISSLLIAACTPQSDESDSPKTLINRDVNLPDFSVYNDVNEKKAAFFGYLLPLIEQANLDVKAEREEMMAMEKRQPLDRKDKNRLKELVLKYKVDESLPAKEKIQILLNQVNVVPPSLVLAQAANESAWGTSRFAVEGNNLFGQWCFRKGCGLVPEARGDDANHEVAAFETPFRSISSYIRNLNRHPSYQELREKRNQLLTDQGYATGEQLAEGLMHYSERGEEYVNEIQAMIRYNKLNRYDPKNPES; encoded by the coding sequence ATGAAGCCATTACTATTACTTATTTCTTCACTATTAATCGCTGCTTGCACGCCACAGTCAGATGAAAGTGATAGCCCTAAAACACTGATAAATCGGGATGTAAACCTGCCCGACTTTAGTGTTTACAATGATGTAAATGAAAAAAAAGCAGCGTTCTTTGGGTATCTTCTACCACTTATCGAACAAGCGAATTTGGATGTTAAGGCAGAACGTGAAGAAATGATGGCGATGGAGAAACGTCAACCTCTCGATCGTAAAGATAAAAATCGCTTAAAAGAACTCGTACTAAAATACAAAGTAGATGAATCATTGCCTGCCAAAGAGAAAATTCAGATATTGCTCAATCAAGTCAATGTCGTACCACCATCGCTTGTACTTGCTCAAGCGGCCAATGAATCAGCGTGGGGAACCTCGCGCTTTGCCGTCGAAGGCAACAATTTATTCGGGCAATGGTGTTTTCGTAAAGGCTGTGGTCTAGTGCCCGAAGCACGCGGGGACGACGCTAACCATGAAGTAGCTGCATTTGAAACGCCATTTCGTTCGATTTCAAGCTACATTCGCAACCTAAACCGCCATCCGAGCTATCAAGAACTGCGCGAAAAACGAAACCAACTATTAACAGATCAAGGCTATGCCACAGGTGAGCAGCTAGCCGAAGGGCTAATGCATTATTCTGAACGCGGAGAGGAATATGTTAACGAAATTCAAGCTATGATTCGTTATAACAAACTGAACCGTTACGATCCCAAAAATCCAGAGAGTTAA